A DNA window from Fusobacterium mortiferum ATCC 9817 contains the following coding sequences:
- a CDS encoding metal-sensitive transcriptional regulator yields the protein MENKNIEVQGHCLSNESSFRKNLISRINRIAGQLRGIEKMILNHVKCDEILNQVASVKSALNGIAKVVLEAHLRSCVVEEIKSGFEKQATSELIETLSKLMDKNGNKTQESNDNIIRKVEKQIATIKECIEKDECCSSILKEIALIKNELDSMSKVILEGHIRNCLVRDIKLGLEEKVVDDFLYTINKMIK from the coding sequence ATGGAAAATAAAAATATAGAGGTACAAGGACACTGTCTATCCAATGAAAGTAGTTTTAGAAAAAATCTTATTTCAAGAATAAATAGAATTGCTGGGCAATTAAGAGGAATAGAAAAAATGATATTAAATCATGTAAAGTGTGACGAAATATTAAATCAAGTTGCTTCAGTAAAATCTGCTCTTAATGGAATAGCTAAAGTTGTATTAGAAGCGCATTTAAGAAGTTGTGTAGTAGAAGAGATAAAATCTGGCTTTGAAAAACAAGCAACTTCAGAATTAATAGAAACTTTGAGTAAATTGATGGATAAAAATGGAAATAAAACTCAAGAGAGTAATGATAATATAATAAGAAAAGTAGAAAAACAAATAGCAACAATAAAAGAATGTATAGAAAAAGATGAGTGTTGTAGTAGTATCTTAAAAGAGATAGCACTTATAAAAAATGAACTAGATAGTATGTCTAAGGTAATATTAGAAGGACATATAAGAAATTGTTTAGTAAGAGATATAAAATTAGGTTTAGAGGAAAAAGTAGTAGATGATTTTTTATATACTATTAATAAGATGATAAAATAA
- a CDS encoding response regulator transcription factor, which produces MKKILVIDDEWKIRKLIKDYLVREGYIVDEAGDGEEGIEKFFSNIYDIVILDIMMPKIDGWSVCRKIREESQVPIIMLTARADESDQLFGFDLETDEYMVKPFNPKLLVAKVKALLRRDGKIIDKAPMVFGDLAIDGIKREVRLKDVVLDLTPKEYDLLYFFVENKGIALSREKILNSVWGWDYFGDSRTVDTHIKRLRKKIGDKYVQTVRGFGYKFEE; this is translated from the coding sequence ATGAAAAAAATTCTTGTAATAGATGATGAATGGAAAATCAGAAAATTAATAAAGGATTACTTAGTGAGAGAGGGATATATTGTAGATGAAGCTGGAGATGGAGAAGAGGGGATAGAAAAATTTTTTTCAAATATCTATGATATAGTAATTTTGGATATAATGATGCCAAAAATAGATGGATGGAGTGTTTGTAGAAAAATAAGAGAGGAATCACAAGTACCAATTATTATGCTTACAGCTAGAGCAGATGAGAGTGATCAACTTTTTGGATTTGACTTAGAAACAGATGAATATATGGTAAAACCTTTTAATCCAAAACTTCTAGTAGCTAAGGTAAAAGCTTTACTTAGAAGGGATGGAAAGATAATAGATAAGGCACCAATGGTATTTGGAGATTTAGCAATAGATGGAATAAAAAGAGAGGTAAGATTAAAAGATGTAGTTTTAGATCTAACTCCTAAAGAGTATGATTTATTATATTTCTTTGTAGAAAATAAAGGGATCGCCCTGTCAAGGGAGAAAATATTAAACTCAGTATGGGGGTGGGATTATTTTGGAGACTCTAGAACTGTTGATACTCATATTAAGAGATTGAGAAAAAAAATAGGAGATAAGTATGTTCAAACTGTAAGAGGTTTTGGTTATAAGTTTGAGGAGTAA